A part of Aspergillus flavus chromosome 5, complete sequence genomic DNA contains:
- a CDS encoding putative alpha-1,2-mannosyltransferase (unnamed protein product), with the protein MSIFRPGRLRTVLSATAALILICTFYLYWTPPPASTIPSTAFEVPLTERQVAFWKVLRSILDAHAPNCPSPTLATSVSATHFNATTVDPRPDLIVFGENELDVLTEAHANYLDDIKTAKKLRPVHSPGTRGIVTTAGGSYLPVFLSSLRMLRRTGSTLPVEVYMKDASEYEKKICDNVLPDMGARCLILSDVVGKNVIQHYQLKVFAVLFSSFEEVVWMDADCFPMDKPEILLNHEPFMSTGLVTWPDFWASSVSPAYYNISQQPMPPMTERQSSETGIFLVSKKTHYLTLLLAAYYNYYGPSHYFRLLSQGAPGEGDKETFLQAATAVGEPFYAVSERVQALGHQKPDGLSGSAMAQSDPIGDHALTSQGKWRVQDPSVDKPPRVFFIHANYPKFNPAENVFGYHWETTPTLRPDGTEGRAWTAPEDVLRRFGIDIERAYWEEIKWVSCNPDIEFRTWEGKPGVCEKVESYWNTVFAEPHEDDPKFVDEG; encoded by the coding sequence ATGTCAATCTTTCGGCCAGGCCGGTTGAGGACGGTCCTCTCAGCAACGGCCGCATTAATTCTCATTTgtactttctatttatactgGACTCCGCCTCCGGCTTCGACGATTCCTAGTACTGCCTTTGAAGTTCCTCTCACTGAACGTCAGGTTGCATTCTGGAAGGTGTTGAGGTCAATCTTAGATGCACATGCACCAAATTGCCCGTCTCCCACACTCGCGACTTCTGTGAGCGCAACCCACTTCAATGCCACAACAGTTGACCCCCGTCCCGACTTGATTGTGTTCGGCGAGAATGAACTCGATGTGCTGACAGAGGCACATGCGAATTATctcgatgatatcaagaCGGCGAAGAAGTTGCGTCCTGTCCATTCTCCCGGGACCCGGGGTATAGTTACGACGGCTGGAGGTTCCTATCTTCCCGTCTTCCTATCGTCCTTGCGGATGCTACGCCGCACAGGGTCAACTTTGCCTGTGGAGGTGTACATGAAGGATGCGAGCGAAtacgaaaagaaaatctgCGACAACGTCCTCCCGGATATGGGTGCGCGGTGTCTAATACTTTCCGATGTTGTAGGCAAGAATGTCATCCAACATTACCAACTAAAGGTTTTTGCggtcctcttttcttctttcgagGAAGTTGTCTGGATGGATGCCGATTGTTTTCCGATGGATAAGCCCGAGATACTGCTCAACCATGAACCTTTCATGTCCACAGGCTTAGTGACTTGGCCCGACTTTTGGGCGTCGTCGGTCTCTCCCGCATATTATAACATCTCCCAACAGCCCATGCCTCCGATGACCGAGCGACAATCCTCAGAGACCGGTatcttcctcgtctccaAAAAGACGCACTATCTCACACTGCTCCTCGCTGCCTATTATAACTACTATGGACCGTCGCATTACTTCCGATTATTGTCTCAGGGTGCACCGGGCGAGGGCGACAAAGAAACATTCCTGCAGGCTGCGACTGCAGTGGGTGAACCTTTCTATGCGGTCAGCGAGAGAGTCCAGGCGCTTGGTCATCAAAAGCCGGACGGGCTTTCTGGCTCAGCAATGGCGCAGTCCGACCCTATTGGAGACCATGCGCTGACGAGCCAGGGCAAATGGCGAGTGCAGGACCCCTCGGTAGATAAGCCTCCTCGCGTGTTTTTCATCCATGCCAACTACCCCAAGTTCAATCCTGCAGAGAATGTCTTTGGGTACCACTGGGAAACTACACCCACCCTTCGACCCGATGGCACAGAGGGGCGTGCATGGACTGCCCCTGAAGATGTCCTGCGCCGATTTGGGATTGACATCGAGAGAGCTTACTGGGAAGAGATCAAATGGGTCAGCTGTAATCCCGACATAGAATTCAGAACGTGGGAAGGTAAACCGGGCGTGTGTGAGAAAGTCGAGAGCTACTGGAACACAGTTTTTGCGGAACCGCACGAGGACGACCCTAAGTTTGTTGACGAAGGCTAG
- a CDS encoding isoamyl acetate-hydrolyzing esterase (Protein bcp1) produces MGKRKEIKDNDVEMGGTDPRVDGDESDEDMDIVNVDFEWFDPQPIDFHGLKILLRQLFDSDAQIFDMSALSDMILAQPLLGSTVKVDGNESDPYAFLTVLNLQEHKDKPVIKDLISYLQRKASSNPDLAPLSQLLSQTPVPPIGLILTERLINMPAEVVPPMYTMLMEEIAWAIQDKEPYKFSHYLIVSKNYEEVQSKLDMEDSRPQKKKKKSGDKVEKFYFHPEDEILEKHTRCFGSIEYTHKHDEGHSDSKRAFQELGIRTNGSLMLFDADKLEGAINEMKEFLQPPV; encoded by the exons ATGGGTAAACGCAAGGAGATTAAAGATAACGATGTCGAAATGGGCGGCACCGACCCTCGTGTGGACGGCGATGAGTCCGACGAG GACATGGACATTGTGAATGTCGATTTCGAGTGGTTCGACCCTCAGCCGATTGATTTCCACGGCCTTAAGATCCTCCTCCGCCAGCTCTTCGACTCCGATGCTCAGATCTTCGACATGTCCGCTTTGTCGGACATGATCCTCGCGCAACCGTTGCTGGGATCAACGGTGAAGGTAGACGGCAACGAGTCGGATCCGTATGCCTTCTTGACCGTGCTGAATCTCCAGGAACACAAG GATAAGCCCGTCATCAAAGACTTAATATCCTACCTCCAGCGTAAAGCGTCATCGAATCCCGACCTCGCCCCTCTTTCCCAGCTTCTTTCCCAAACACCTGTTCCCCCGATCGGATTGATTCTTACCGAGCGATTGATCAACATGCCCGCCGAAGTGGTTCCTCCGATGTACACTATGCtgatggaggagattgcCTGGGCTATTCAAGACAAGGAGCCCTACAAGTTCTCGCACTACCTGATCGTGTCCAAAAATTATGAGGAGGTCCAGTCGAAGTTGGACATGGAGGACTCGCGGCcgcagaagaaaaagaagaagtcggGTGACAAGGTTGAGAAGTTCTACTTCCACCCTGAGGATGAGATTCTTGAGAAGCACACGCGGTGCTTCGGGTCTATTGAATACACACACAAGCATGATGAGGGACACTCGGATTCGAAGCGCGCGTTCCAGGAGCTGGGTATCAGGACCAATGGAAGTCTGATGCTGTTCGATGCGGATAAACTCGAGGGGGCGATCAACGAGATGAAGGAGTTCTTGCAGCCTCCGGTATGA
- a CDS encoding chorismate mutase yields the protein MDTAIDLSDASKALDLANIRFQLIRLEDTITFHLIERVQFPLNKPIYVPGGVKIPGDDIPLMDYLLREQERIQSRVRRYQSPDEYPFFPDVLEEPILAPLEYPKILHDNDVNVNDTIKRRYVEDILPAVCPQFGREDRGETQENYGSAATADVSCLQALSRRIHFGKFVAESKFQKEPERFVKMIKANDRVGIDDAITDAKVERKVLERLALKAKTYGTDPAFPTETGSKINVEAVVAMYKEYVIPLTKVVEVEYLMQRLKGTQWE from the exons atGGACACAGCCATTGATCTTTCTGATGCCTCCAAGGCCCTGGATCTAGCCAATATCCGGTTTCAATTAAT CCGTCTCGAAGACACCATCACCTTCCACCTGATCGAGCGCGTCCAGTTTCCTCTCAATAAGCCCATTTACGTCCCCGGCGGTGTCAAGATTCCCGGCGATGATATCCCGCTGATGGATTATCTGCTCCGTGAGCAGGAGCGGATTCAGTCGCGCGTGCGTCGCTACCAGTCCCCGGATgaatatcctttctttccgGATGTCCTTGAGGAGCCGATCCTAGCGCCGCTGGAGTATCCGAAGATTCTTCATGACAATGATGTGAATGTGAATGATACCATCAAACGGCGCTACGTCGAGGATATTCTCCCTGCTGTCTGTCCGCAGTTTGGACGTGAGGATCGTGGTGAGACGCAGGAGAACTATGGGTCGGCTGCGACCGCCGACGTTAGCTGTCTGCAAGCGCTGTCTCGGCGCATTCACTTCGGCAAGTTCGTGGCTGAGTCGAAGTTCCAGAAGGAGCCGGAGCGATTCGTCAAGATGATCAAGGCGAATGATCGGGTTGGGATCGATGATGCTATTACCGACGCAAAGGTCGAGCGGAAGGTGCTGGAGAGACTGGCGCTGAAGGCGAAGACTTACGGAACTGATCCCGCATTCCCGACGGAGACCGGCTCGAAGATCAACGTCGAGGCTGTGGTTGCCATGTATAAG GAATATGTCATTCCTTTGACCAAGGTCGTAGAGGTTGAATACCTTATGCAACGCCTGAAGGGAACCCAATGGGAGTAA
- a CDS encoding mitochondrial division protein 1 translates to MDKHRRDESPSGLSDIVEHDGLLGTGLTTRHIEAFGRKVTSTAGHLIGPTGDGNPAHYHNAMADIQRELRRPNTQRRVFALTQTTPTDLVRSKLSTSEIQSRALSSLPDDLLANIPDDSSSYSLFEGFQASQDDIEYRKAHRRRASKSKKLLKDGENRAALPSTPAELKKERDLLSRRMELMGVRKNMCSSEIHDIDNKIANLHNMRKIVLDRLAGLEMEEAELEHELTELENKLEDIQEETPETAVVGTPKSSANDESMASEDPAMDASFMSESIYQKIPSPKSLKHKSKRKRSMPILHEHFSPGSLIKEMEAHTDMVTAIDFDYPFGTMITAALDDTVRVWDLNVGRCTGFLEGHNASVRCLQIEDNIVATGSMDASVKLWDLSRARSRPRSSRINKHEDEEDAADDASQVSHSTTLEDCHVFSLDSHVGEVTALHFRGDNLISGSADKTLRQWDLVKGRCVQTLDVLWAAAQADTLNGDSTWRPSGRVPDASADFVGALQCFDAALACGTADGMVRLWDLRSGQVHRSLVGHTGPVTCLQFDDVHLVTGSMDRSIRIWDLRMGSIYDAFAYDKPVTSMKFDAKRIVAAAGESVVKVYDKADGNHWDCGAGVGADEQGPLPATVDRVCLKDGFLVEGRQDGIVGAWTC, encoded by the exons ATGGACAAACACCGTCGCGATGAGTCGCCTTCCGGTCTGTCAGATATTGTCGAGCATGACGGTCTTCTAGGGACCGGCCTGACG ACCAGACATATCGAGGCCTTCGGGAGGAAAGTGACGTCGACAGCCGGGCATTTAATAGGCCCTACGGGCGACGGAAATCCCGCCCATTACCACAATGCTATGGCGGATATCCAGCGCGAGCTGCGGCGGCCCAATACGCAGCGCAGAGTATTCGCCTTGACCCAGACTACGCCGACGGATCTGGTCCGCTCCAAGCTGTCGACTTCCGAAATCCAATCGCGAgccctctcctctcttcccGACGACCTCCTTGCGAACATCCCTGATGACAGCAGCTCCTACTCCCTGTTTGAAGGCTTCCAGGCCTCTCAAGACGATATCGAATATAGAAAGGCCCATCGACGGCGCGCTTCCAAATCCAAAAAATTGTTGAAAGATGGCGAAAACCGGGCAGCCCTTCCGTCCACCCCGGcggagctgaagaaggaacGTGATTTGTTAAGTCGCCGCATGGAACTGATGGGGGTGCGCAAAAATATGTGCAGCTCGGAGATACACGATATAGACAACAAGATCGCGAACCTTCACAACATGCGCAAGATTGTTTTGGACCGGTTGGCTGGActagagatggaggaggcggaACTGGAACACGAAC TGACTGAGCTCGAAAATAAACTTGAGGATATCCAAGAGGAAACACCGGAGACTGCTGTTGTGGGCACTCCGAAATCATCCGCAAACGATGAATCGATGGCCTCGGAGGATCCAGCCATGGATGCATCTTTCATGTCGGAATCAATTTATCAAAAGATTCCATCACCGAAAAGCCTGAAGCACAAATCAAAAA GAAAACGGTCGATGCCTATTTTACACGAGCACTTCAGCCCCGGATCCTTGATTAAGGAGATGGAAGCGCATACCGATATGGTGACTGCCATTGATTTTGACTATCCTTTCGGCACAATGATTACCGCAGCGTTAGATGATACCGTGCGAGTTTGGGATCTCAATGTCGGAAGGTGTACTGGGTTTCTGGAGGGGCATAACGCATCAGTTCGATGTCTTCAGATCGAGGACAACATTGTGGCTACGGGTTCTATGGATGCCTCGGTCAAGCTTTGGGATTTGAGTCGCGCCCGCTCTAGACCTCGAAGCAGCCGCATTAACAAGCacgaggacgaagaggacgCTGCTGACGACGCTTCCCAAGTATCCCATTCAACGACGTTAGAGGATTGCCACGTATTTTCACTAGATTCCCATGTCGGTGAAGTGACAGCGCTCCATTTCCGAGGTGACAACTTGATCTCTGGCTCGGCGGATAAGACTCTGCGTCAATGGGATCTCGTTAAAGGGCGTTGTGTGCAGACATTAGATGTTCTCTGGGCTGCAGCTCAAGCGGATACATTGAATGGAGACAGCACATGGCGACCGTCCGGGCGCGTACCAGACGCATCTGCAGATTTTGTGGGGGCGCTTCAATGTTTCGATGCCGCCCTAGCTTGCGGTACTGCCGACGGCATGGTGCGTCTGTGGGATCTGCGCAGTGGCCAAGTCCACCGTAGTCTTGTTGGCCACACAGGCCCTGTTACATGCTTACAGTTTGATGATGTGCATCTCGTGACAGGAAGTATGGACCGTAGTATTCGG ATCTGGGATCTCCGAATGGGATCCATCTACGACGCATTCGCCTACGACAAACCCGTCACCAGCATGAAGTTCGACGCGAAACGAATCGTGGCTGCCGCGGGAGAGAGCGTGGTGAAGGTCTACGACAAGGCGGACGGCAACCACTGGGACTGTGGTGCCGGCGTTGGTGCTGATGAACAAGGACCGCTTCCTGCGACTGTCGACCGAGTGTGTCTCAAAGACGGATTTCTCGTTGAAGGTCGCCAGGACGGTATTGTTGGCGCGTGGACGTGTTAG